A region of the Campylobacter cuniculorum DSM 23162 = LMG 24588 genome:
TTTAAAAAGCCTTGAGAATCAAAAACATTCAAGCCATTTTTAAATTGCTTTTCATTGTCCTTATAAAGTGTATTTAATACACTGATTTCTATATCTTTAATCTCGCTTTGCCTTAAGCCCTGCGTTAAAACATCTAAATTATTAAGCTCTTTTTGCCTTATCTTCATTTTGCTATATTTTTTTATATTATTTATTTATAAATAAATTTTGTTTTTTTGAGTTTTTATGATAAAAATGCATTGATAAAACTAATAAAATATGCTATTATCTTAATCAAAAATATAAAAAATTAAGTTTTATTTTGCAGATAAATGAAAATTTATTTCATAAATTTTTGATTGATTTGAATGAAATTTTAGAGTTTAAAATAAAGGAAAATAATGATATTTATCGATGCATGTTTTAAAAAATCCACACCTTACACTCCGGTTTGGATGATGCGTCAAGCAGGACGATACCTTAAAGAATATATGCAAGTACGTGAACTTGCAGGTGATTTTCTTTCACTTTGCAAGGATTATAAAAAAGCGAGTGAAGTGAGTTTGCAACCTGTGGAAATTTTAGCTGTGGATGCAGCGATTATTTTTTCAGATATTTTAGTTGTTCCGCTTGAAATGGGCATGGATTTGAAGTTTGAAAAAGGCGAAGGTCCTGTTTTTGCAAATCCTATTTGCACAAAAGAAGATTTAGAAAAACTTGAAATTCAAAAGGCTGTGAAAAAACTTTCTTATGTTTATGATGCCTTAAAGCTCACTCGCGACAAACTTGCTAAGGATAAAGCTTTGATAGGATTTTGCGGCAGTCCTTGGACGATTGCAACTTATATGATAGAGGGCAGGGGTTCAAAAAATTATGCTCAAGCTAAAAAAATGCTCTATCAAAATCCTGAATTTTTACACGCCCTTTTAAGAAAATTAAGCGAGGTTTTAAAATTTTATTTAGAAGAGCAGATTAAGGCTGGAGCAAATGCGGTGCAGATTTTTGACAGCTGGGCAAATGCTTTAGAAAAAGAAGCTTTTTTTAAATTTTCTTTTCAATATATGCTTGAAATTTCAGATTTTATAAAGGCTAAATATCCGCATATCCCTGTGATTATCTTTCCTAAGGGTATTAGTGGGTATTTAGATGAAATTGAAGGAAATTTTGATGTTTTTGGTGTGGATTGGAGCACCCCCTTGCAATTAGCTAAGGATAAATTAAGCCCTCAATTTACTTTACAAGGCAATATGGAGCCTTGCAGACTCTATGATAAAAATGCTATCAAACAAGGTGTGGAGGAGATTTTAAAGATTATGAAAGCAAGGTCTCATATTTTCAATCTCGGACACGGAATCTTACCCGATATTCCTGTTGAAAATGCAAAATATTTCATCAATTTAGTCCAAAGGCTTTCACAAAAATGAAAATCGTTTTTGGTCCCGTAAGCTCGAGACGTTTTGGGCTTTCTTTGGGTGTGGATTTAAGTCCTGCTTTAAAACAATGTAATTTTGATTGCGTTTATTGTGAGTTAAGTCCTGCTAAAAGCATACAAGCACAAAATTCTGTTGTGAGTGTTGAAGAGATTTTACATGAGATAAATGTGAATTTAAACAAGGGGCTTGAATTTGATGTGCTGACCCTTACGGCAAATGGAGAACCTTCACTTTATCCACATTTAAAAGAATTAATCACTTCTTTAAAAAAACTGCTCAACAATAAAAAAATTCTCATACTAAGCAACGGCACAGCAGTTTTGCATAGGGATAAATTTGAAGCTTTGCTTGAACTTGATATTGTAAAATTCAGCCTTGATAGTGTAATTTCTAAGACTTTTTATAGAATTGATAGGGCTTTAAAGAGTATTGATTTAAATTTAATGATAGAAAAAATGGCAGAATTTAGTAGAATTTTTAAGGGTGAGCTTGTTATGGAAATTTTAGTTGTTGCGGGATTAAATGACAATGAAAAGGAATTTAAAGCCTTAGATGAGGCTTTGGAAAAGATTTCTCCCTTAAGAGTGGATTTAAGCACTATTGATAGACCTCCATCTTATCCCGTTAAGGCTGTGAGTGAGCAAAAACTCAATGAACTTGCCACTTTTATAAAAAGTGTGCCTGTTTTAATAGCCCAAAGGAATTTCAGTGAAAAAAAAATAAGATTGAGCAAAGAAGAGCTTTTAAAAATGCTTCATTTGCGTCCTCAAAGTCAGATGGATATTGAGTTGAAATTTGATGATGAGACTCTTAAAAATTTCAACGAGCTTTTAGCTCAAGGATGTATTAAAATTCTTAAATTAGCAGGAGTAAAATTTTATAAAGTGGATAAAAATTATTAAAAAAGGCTTGACAAAGGACTATAATTTTAATATAATCACACTTTATTTTATTTTTCCGGATTAGCTCAGCGGTAGAGTAGGCGGCTGTTAACCGCTTGGTCGTAGGTTCGAATCCTACATCCGGAGCCATTTAAATTCTCAATCCTACGATATTTGAAAAATTAAAAAATACATTATTATAAAGCCCAGTCCATTAAAATTATTTATTATGAGGCAAATGCAGATGAGTCTCAATAAAATTTTGCTACAATTGCATAAAATTTTATACAAGGTTAGGATAATGAAAGCACTTGCTCTTTTTAGTGGTGGGCTTGATAGTATGCTCGCAATGAAACTTATAAGTTCTCAAGGTATAGAAGTTAAAGCTCTGCATATTAACATAGGTTTTGGCGGGAGTGTCGATAAAAGTGCCTTAATGAAAAAACGTGCAGCTATGGTGGGAGCAAGTTTTGAGATGATTGATGTCCGCAATGCCTATTTACAAAAAGTACTTTTTAATCCTCAATACGGCTATGGAAAGCACTTCAATCCTTGCATTGATTGCCATGCTTTTATGTTTAAAACCGCACTTTCCATGCTTGAGAGTGAAAAAGCGAGTTTTATCATCACAGGTGAAGTTTTAGGACAACGTCCTATGAGCCAAAGAAATGATGCTATGGCAAAGGTTAAAAAACTTGCTTTAGATGAAGAAAATTTAATCTTGCGTCCTATGTGTGCTAAAAATTTACCTCCAACAAAACCTGAAATTGAAGGCTGGGTGGATAGAGACAAGCTTGAGGGTATTAGCGGACGTAGTCGTAAAAGACAGCTTGAACTTGCCGCTGAATTTGGCTTAGAGGATTTTGAAAGTCCGGGTGGAGGCTGTTTGCTCACTCTTGAGAGCTTTGCAAAAAAGATAAGGGATTTCATAAAATTTGATGAAAATATGGAGGTTAATGACGCTCAACTTCTTAAGTACGGCAGACATTTAAGACTTCCAAAAGGTGCTAAGATGATTATAGGACGCAATGAACTTGAAAATGAATTTTTGCGTCAGCTTAAAACCGATAAGTATGAAGAAATCAAACTTTTTGATTTGATAGGAGCGTATTCTTTGGTGGATAGCAAGATTGAAAAAGAAGATTTAGACCTTGCTTTAAAAATCGCTCTTACTTATACAAAAAACGAGCAAGGTAAGAGCTATAAACTCGGTTTTAAAGATAAAGATTATCAAAGTGTAGCTTTTGAAGATAAGACTAAAATCAGTGAATTTTTCGTGAATTAAAATAAAGCTTTTCAATTTAAATTCGCAATCACTAATCAAAATTTTTAAGATAAAAAGCGAAATAAAAACAACCTTTAAGTGAGTTTTTACTATGATTATTTTTATGAAAGATTTAAGAGATGAAAGTGTTTATCAAAAGGCAGTTTTACAAGGTGTGATTTTAATTTGTCTTTGTTTGATTAATCTTTATTTTGCTTTGATTTTTTTGATTTTAATGTTTTCTATTCAGCTTGATTATAAAAAAAGATTTAAAAAAACGCTTTTAAGACTTGAAAATTTTAAATTCAATGAAAAATTTAAAAAAATGGCAATTTTTATCAATCACAAAACAAATCGCTTTGATTATAAAAATGATTTTTTAAGCTTAGGACCTTGTTTTATTCAGGCTTTAGAGCTTTATAAGCAAATGTTAGAAAAGGATTTTAAGCAGGAAGGCTTTTTTATTCATTTAAAAGAATTTTCTTATTTAAATGAGGATTTTAAAGAAAAAAATATTTTTTTAATTCAAAAATATCAATATAAAATGCAGAATTTAAAAAACGCATTTTTTAAAGATAAAAAAGATTTTATTGAGGCAAGAGCATTAATTGATTGCGATTTTTTTAAAAAGCTTTTTAAAATGGATTTTGATTTTGAATATTTTGAAAATATCAGTCAATTAAGAGCTTTTTTATCAAAGCAAGAATTTTTAAATTTAGTCTTTTTTTGTCAAATTTTAGGGACGCAAACAAATCATATTAATTTAATTTATAAAGATAAAAAAGGGCTTTTATGCATCAATACAGCCCAAGCAAATTTTAAAAGTCCTTTTGAAAATATTACAGAGCAAACAAGTGATAAAAAAGCCTTTGAAATCATTGCTAAAAATTATTTAAATGACCCAGACGATGCCGTGCAAGGTTTTATTTTGTATTATCCTTTTGTTTTAAAAGAGGATTTATACAAGGCTTATAAAATTATTTATAATTTAAAATAAAAGTGAGATTAAGACCCAAAAAAGTAGAGATTTTTAAAAATTAAGCAAATGAAATCTTTAAAGTAAGCAAAAAAGCAAAGTTTTTAACACAGATAAAATACGCAAAGCTTTTAAAAACAAAACTCATTTTTTGCAAATTTTTAAAACGGATTTTTTTAAAGACTCAATTTTAATCTTCGCTCAACATTTTTCTTTATAATTTGTCTATCATAAAATGGGGTGTCATGGTAAAATTTATTAAATATTACGCTTTAGAAATTTATACGATAATTTCAATGTTCATTCTTGTTGTAGCAGGAATTATCGGTGATTTATCCCTTATTCAAAAATTTGTTTTAGTGTATATTTTCTTATTTGTTTTACACGAATGGGAAGAAATGAAATATCCCGGAAGCCTTACAAAATTAATTGCAAATATGCTTGGAGTTGATATTAATATTGAGCAAGAAAGAGCAAGCAGAATTCCAACAAGCATTTTGCTCTTAACATTTACAATAACACCTTTTATTTTTCACAATTATCCGATAACCATTTTACCACTTGCCTTTTTAGGACTTTTTGAAGGTCTTGTTCATATTTTTTTCATAAAACTTTTTAAATGTCCTAAATTCTATTCTCCCGGAATGGTTACAGCGGAAATTCAAGCCATAGTTACAATCATATTATTTGCATATTTGATTGAAAATAATATTTTATCGGGTTTTGATTATTTAATAGGTGCATTAGTAATGTTTGCTTGTTTTATAGTAATGCAAAAAACTTTAACAACAATGATAGGTTATAAATATAGTGATGTTTATAAAAATCTCAAAAAACAACTTGTTAAAAGATAATATAAAATTTGTTGTTATTTGAGAATTTAGAGTTAATTTATCTTGCTTTCAATATCAGTGGCTTTAAAACGGGGCGAAGTCCGTCATTACAAGAGCAAATTGCAACATATGGAGTTTTTATCCATTCATTAAAAAAAGTTGTTTTATCTGCCCTATGAGAAAGTGCAAATACATATTGATAAATTGCTTTTTAAGCTTCATCGCAAAAACCATCAGCTTTGCATAGTTCGCTAAATAAGTTTATCCTTCTTTGTGAAAAGGGCAGATGGATAAGCCTTCAACCCCGTATTTATGAGCCAATTCTTTCTGAAATGTAGTTTTTAAAATCGTAATTTTAACTTTTTTTATAAATTTATTGCAACTCTTTTTTCATTTTAGGAACTAAATAACAAAAGCCGTATATCATCATAGAAGCTTGAGCTAAAACACCTATAACTATGCTGATAATATTGATTTTTGTTGATACTAAATTGTTTGATAAGAAATACCAAATGGTATAAATTCCTATCGGTATATTAAATAATACACTTACAACAAGCCCGGGTTATATTTTCTGTTAAATTTTAAAAACATTACCACGTGAGTAAATGCATTCAAATAAGAAAAATAAGCACACCACAAACCCCACTTTATACCAAAATAGTGAGCAAGTATTGCAGATAACGGCATTAAAAGATATACAAGAGGAATATTTATCCAAAAAGACCCTGCTTTTGTTAAGGGATAATCTCCGCTATCAGATTTCATCATATTATGGTTAAAGTATTCTAAAAATCCGCCGGGTAGAATATATTCTTCAAATTCGTGAAACCAATACACAACGATTTGTAACCATATAAGATAAAGAGGATAGCTATAATCTTTTACATACAAAAAAATGAAGATAAAACCATATAAAGCTAAAAACGGCGTTGCCTTCATCCAATTATCATACAACCATTTCAACATAATAATTTAACCCTTTTAAAATTATAATTATTATAACAAAAAACAAGATTATTAAAATTCTAAAATTAGTGTTAATTTTTTGTGAAATTTCAAAACGAACTTTTCCAAAATAATCGATAACGCAAACAGGCTCATTGATTTCACCTTCAGCTCAATAATTCACTTTGCAAAACTAAACTACACCTCAAATAAAAATCTTACTTTGAATTTAAAAAAATTAAATTTTTAAAATGCTCTTAATCAATTTGAGTTTCACTTCGCATGATAAGGCTTTGTGGAAGTTTAAAAAATTCAATCCATTCTTTTTCTGTTTGTCTCATCTCGCCATTATCTGTTTCATGATCAAATCCAAGCAAATGAAGCATAGCGTGGATGAAAAGCAAGGAAAGTTCGTCATTAAGACTATGTCCTAATTCTTTTGATTTTTCTTTTGCTAAATCAAGATTGATAGCAATGCAACCTAGCGGTAAATGTTCATCAATATTTTCAAGCGGAAAAGAAAGCACATCTGTGCTTTTATCTATCCCCCTTTGTGTTTTGTTAAGCTTTTTCATTTCTTCGTCATTGATAAAAACAAGCTCTATATCCTTAGGACTTAAATTTTGTGCAATTTTGTCTAAAAATTCGCAAGGTTCCTCGCAAAGTATCATCACAAACCCTCTTTAATCAAATGGTAAAGTTTCTCTATCTCTTCATCTTCGAAGATGCTTGAGTTTTTATTTTCGTAAAATATTTTTAATTTGTCTTTTTGAAAAGCATATCCTAAAGCACAAACATTGTGAGCAGGTAAGAAAGCCCTTAAAAGCGTAACTTCTCTATCAATTTTTTCATCACAAGAAAAACAAATAAAATCCTTATGAAGTCTTCCTTCAAATTCTAAAATTTGTATGTAAGCGTCGATAATCACACGTTTTGGATTTTGTTTTAAAAATTTTTTAGCACATTCATCTAAAAGCTCGAAATAAAAATTATCAAGCTCATCAATGTCTTTTAAATGAGCGTATAAAAGGCGGATAAATTCTTGCCACAAAAACATTTTTTCCCTCTGTGTTATCCATAAAAAGCCCATATGCAAAACATCTTTTAAACGCGGTAAAAAACTTGGATTGTCTTCTGTTGCAAAGTCTATTTTATAACCATTTAAAATGCTTGAATGTCTCAAACCATAAAAACGATAGGTTTTTAAAACCTTATTTTTACTCAAAATATAAACAATCAAATCCTCGTCTTTCACCCTTTGAGTGTGTAAAATAAAACCTTGCATCAATTTACCAAATTTCTACACCAAAGGCTTTAAGCAATTCAAAAGCAGCATTTTGCAAATTTTCATCAAAACTCGCGGTAGCTTTTTGATGCAAAATCAATTTGGCATTAAGATTTGCATTGAAGGCTAAAAGGATATTGTGGAAGACACAAATATGAGAAACAAGTCCACAAAAGTGAATTTCCTCATAAGAATTTTCGGCTATGAAATTTGCAAAT
Encoded here:
- the hemE gene encoding uroporphyrinogen decarboxylase → MIFIDACFKKSTPYTPVWMMRQAGRYLKEYMQVRELAGDFLSLCKDYKKASEVSLQPVEILAVDAAIIFSDILVVPLEMGMDLKFEKGEGPVFANPICTKEDLEKLEIQKAVKKLSYVYDALKLTRDKLAKDKALIGFCGSPWTIATYMIEGRGSKNYAQAKKMLYQNPEFLHALLRKLSEVLKFYLEEQIKAGANAVQIFDSWANALEKEAFFKFSFQYMLEISDFIKAKYPHIPVIIFPKGISGYLDEIEGNFDVFGVDWSTPLQLAKDKLSPQFTLQGNMEPCRLYDKNAIKQGVEEILKIMKARSHIFNLGHGILPDIPVENAKYFINLVQRLSQK
- a CDS encoding radical SAM protein; the encoded protein is MKIVFGPVSSRRFGLSLGVDLSPALKQCNFDCVYCELSPAKSIQAQNSVVSVEEILHEINVNLNKGLEFDVLTLTANGEPSLYPHLKELITSLKKLLNNKKILILSNGTAVLHRDKFEALLELDIVKFSLDSVISKTFYRIDRALKSIDLNLMIEKMAEFSRIFKGELVMEILVVAGLNDNEKEFKALDEALEKISPLRVDLSTIDRPPSYPVKAVSEQKLNELATFIKSVPVLIAQRNFSEKKIRLSKEELLKMLHLRPQSQMDIELKFDDETLKNFNELLAQGCIKILKLAGVKFYKVDKNY
- a CDS encoding MnmA/TRMU family protein, with product MKALALFSGGLDSMLAMKLISSQGIEVKALHINIGFGGSVDKSALMKKRAAMVGASFEMIDVRNAYLQKVLFNPQYGYGKHFNPCIDCHAFMFKTALSMLESEKASFIITGEVLGQRPMSQRNDAMAKVKKLALDEENLILRPMCAKNLPPTKPEIEGWVDRDKLEGISGRSRKRQLELAAEFGLEDFESPGGGCLLTLESFAKKIRDFIKFDENMEVNDAQLLKYGRHLRLPKGAKMIIGRNELENEFLRQLKTDKYEEIKLFDLIGAYSLVDSKIEKEDLDLALKIALTYTKNEQGKSYKLGFKDKDYQSVAFEDKTKISEFFVN
- a CDS encoding HXXEE domain-containing protein encodes the protein MVKFIKYYALEIYTIISMFILVVAGIIGDLSLIQKFVLVYIFLFVLHEWEEMKYPGSLTKLIANMLGVDINIEQERASRIPTSILLLTFTITPFIFHNYPITILPLAFLGLFEGLVHIFFIKLFKCPKFYSPGMVTAEIQAIVTIILFAYLIENNILSGFDYLIGALVMFACFIVMQKTLTTMIGYKYSDVYKNLKKQLVKR
- a CDS encoding HXXEE domain-containing protein, producing the protein MLKWLYDNWMKATPFLALYGFIFIFLYVKDYSYPLYLIWLQIVVYWFHEFEEYILPGGFLEYFNHNMMKSDSGDYPLTKAGSFWINIPLVYLLMPLSAILAHYFGIKWGLWCAYFSYLNAFTHVVMFLKFNRKYNPGLL
- the ybeY gene encoding rRNA maturation RNase YbeY, whose protein sequence is MILCEEPCEFLDKIAQNLSPKDIELVFINDEEMKKLNKTQRGIDKSTDVLSFPLENIDEHLPLGCIAINLDLAKEKSKELGHSLNDELSLLFIHAMLHLLGFDHETDNGEMRQTEKEWIEFFKLPQSLIMRSETQID
- the recO gene encoding recombination protein RecO; protein product: MQGFILHTQRVKDEDLIVYILSKNKVLKTYRFYGLRHSSILNGYKIDFATEDNPSFLPRLKDVLHMGFLWITQREKMFLWQEFIRLLYAHLKDIDELDNFYFELLDECAKKFLKQNPKRVIIDAYIQILEFEGRLHKDFICFSCDEKIDREVTLLRAFLPAHNVCALGYAFQKDKLKIFYENKNSSIFEDEEIEKLYHLIKEGL